Proteins encoded within one genomic window of Anastrepha ludens isolate Willacy chromosome 4, idAnaLude1.1, whole genome shotgun sequence:
- the LOC128861417 gene encoding uncharacterized protein LOC128861417 codes for MLDTIVYIPTILAYVFISLLVIILCFIVVYISHRIYVCIYDNLPVAHAALASIMSMDYKESASSKSHSGITLLSASSLQERKTKTALRIIVSLSPTYLAYVTLEGNKCNKDNQQQNKFIKYYDRLSEIPMADRSPTCVSERQLYSSSRRGKEKQDAACTTASSNILGTSTNAVIESIGTSTTRLQLNEETAKNNQETAERRASTFGARPSVTFANAVEALANIKITAPEDS; via the exons ATGCTGGACACGATAGTCTACATACCAACCATATTGGCGTATGTTTTCATTTCGCTTCTCGTCATCATCCTGTGCTTTATTGTAGTCTACATCAGCCATAGAATTTATGTGTGCATCTATGACAATCTGCCGGTGGCGCATGCGGCACTTGCAAGCATTATGAGCATGGACTACAAGGAAAGTGCATCGAGCAAAAGTCATAGTGGCATCACGTTGCTTTCGGCAAGTAGTCTGcaggaaagaaaaacaaaaacag CGCTAAGGATCATTGTTTCGCTATCGCCGACCTATCTGGCCTATGTGACATTGGAAGGCAATAAATGCAACAAGgataatcaacaacaaaataagtTCATCAAGTATTATGATCGCTTGTCAGAAATTCCAATGGCTGATCGTTCACCGACTTGTGTCAGTGAACGTCAATTGTATAGCAGTTCTCGCAGGGGTAAGGAGAAGCAGGATGCCGCATGCACTACAGCTTCGTCGAACATTTTAGGAACATCCACCAATGCTGTCATAGAATCTATTGGCACTTCCACAACGAGATTGCAACTAAATGAAGAAACGGCTAAAAATAATCAAGAAACAGCAGAGCGCCGCGCTTCGACTTTTGGTGCACGCCCATCGGTCACCTTTGCAAATGCCGTTGAAGCGCtcgcaaatatcaaaataactgcGCCAGAGGATTCGTAG